Within the Pseudomonas orientalis genome, the region CGCTGGGTGGCGAGGATCAGGTGGATGCCGGCCGCACGGGCCTTCTGGGCGATACGTGCGATCAGTTCTTCGACCTTCTTGCCGACGATCATCATCATGTCGGCGAATTCGTCGACCACCACCACGATGGTCGGCAGCTTGGTCAAAAGCGGAGCTTCGTCGTGAATGTTCTCGCGCTTGTACAGCGGGTCGGTCAGCGGCGTACCGGCGTCCTGGGCTTCCTTGACCTTGGCGTTGAAGCCGGACAGGTTACGCACGCCCATCTTCGCCATCAGCTTGTAGCGACGCTCCATCTCGGCGACGCTCCAGCGCAGGGCGTTGGCGGCGTCCTTCATATCGGTCACTACCGGGCAGAGCAGGTGCGGAATGCCTTCGTAGATCGACAGCTCCAGCATTTTCGGGTCAATCATGATCAGCTTGGCGTCGTCCGGGCCCGACTTGAACAGGATCGACAGGATCATCGCGTTCACACCCACCGACTTACCGGAACCGGTGGTACCGGCCACCAGCAGATGCGGCATTTTCGCCAGGTCGGTGATTACCGGCTTGCCGCCGATATCATGGCCGAGGGCCAGGGTGACCGGCGATTTGAAGTTGTCGTATTCCGGGGTCGACAGCACTTCGGAGAAACGCACGATCTGGCGGTCTTCGTTGGGAATCTCGATACCCACGGTGGTCTTGCCGGGAATCACTTCCACCACACGCACGCTGGTCACGGCCAGGGAGCGGGCCAGGTCCTTGGCCAGGTTGGAAATGCGGCTGACCTTGACGCCTGCGGCCGGCTGAATCTCGTAACGGGTAATGACAGGGCCCGGGTGAATCGAGTCCACCGACACTTCGACGCCGAACTCCTTGAGCTTGATTTCCAGCAGGTGGCCGACGGCCGCCAGGGATTCGGGCGAGTAGTTGAGTTGTTTCTTTTCCGCCGGGTCGAGAATCGAGATCGGCGGCAAGGTGCCTTCGACGGCGCTGTCGATGAACAGCGGCGCCTGTTTCTCTTTCTGCACGCGGTGACTGGGCTCGGGCGCCTTGGGCGGCGCGGGGGCGATCACCGGCGGCACCTGCTTCTCGCGATCGGACATGTGCTTGCTCAGGGCCTGTTCACGCTCGATCAGGCGCTCCTTGACCTTGGCCTGCTCGCGGCGGTCCGGCGTGCTTGGGGCCACCACTTCGTTGACACGGGTGTCCACTTCACGCAGTTGCGCAACCATCTGCTTGCGCTCCACACGCGCCGCCCACCAACGGTTGGCGGCGCCCTGGAACAACTCGAACAGGTCAAGGGTAATCTTGCCGGTCACGTCCATCACTTTGAACCACGACAGGTCGGTGAACACCGTGAGACCGAACAGGAACAGCGCGATGAACATCAGCGTGCTGCCCTGGATATTCAGGGTGCGCCGCGCCAGATCGCCCAGGCTTTCGCCCAGCGCCCCGCCCGCGCCCGCCGGCAGACCGGTCGGTGCATGGAAATGGATATGGGCCAGGGCCGCGCCGGACAACACCAGGAACACCAGACCGATCAGGCGCCAGGAGAACAGCCAGCCGCTCCACTGCCAAGGCTCGTGACGCTGGCGGAAAATCTGCCAGGTCTTGATCGCCAGCAACAGCGGAAAGATGTATGCGAAATAACCGAGAATCATGAACAGGATATCGGCGCTGTAGGAACCCACCGGGCCACCGAAATTCTGCACGTCATCGATTTTGCTGTTATGGCTCCAGCCGGGATCGTCCTTGCCATAGGTGAGCAAGGCCATCATCAGGAACAGGCACAGCGCGCCGATTGCGATCAGCGCACCTTCCTTGAGTCGGTAATGCAGGTGCTGACGCCAGGCCGGCACGACTGCTGCTTTGGGTGTTGCGGCGGATTTCTTCAAAACGGGTCTTTTCCTGCGCCTTTTAGCGCGTCCATCTGTTGAATGACTGCACACGACTGCTCTATCCGAGCAGCTGAAAAATGACAAATGTTGCTGAATCTACTTTTTAACACTGCAGAACCCATCGATGAAATGGCGATAACGCCATGAACGCCGCATTGTACGGGTTTGCGTGCGCGATGCCACGTACTTGCCCATCACCCGGCGGCCTGAGCCGTTCACGTGTAGCAGCCTGTTCAATTTGAGCATGCATTGTCTTTGCTGACAAAGGCTTATGCGCTGTATTTACCAATCAAGGCAAGCTTGGCAAATGGCCTGCATTGGCCAGACCCGATTACGACCGCACCTTATACGCAGAGTTGCAGAAACACCCTTACACGCTAAACCAGCCCGAGCAGCCATTTGCGCTGGCCCCGAGGCGCTGCGTCGACAATAATCAGGTCCTGGGGCAGGCGCCCGACCTGCCACTCCCCTCCCCTTCCGTAAGCCTGGATGCCATGCTGACCTGGTTACAACGCGACACCCTGACCTTCCCGCCACTGGCCAAGGCCATGCGCGAACCCAACGGCCTGCTTGCCGCTGGCGGCGACCTGTCGGCCGAACGATTGATCCAGGCCTATCGCCACGGCTGCTTTCCCTGGTTCTCCGAAGGCCAGCCGATTCTCTGGTGGTCACCCGACCCACGCACGGTGATCTTCCCCGACGAGCTGCACGTCTCGCGCAGCCTGGGCAAATTATTGCGTCAACAGCGCTATAGCGTGACGTTCGATCAGGATTTCGCAGCGGTCATCCAGGCCTGCGCGGCGCCTCGTGCGTATGCGGACGGCACCTGGATCACCGAAAGCATCCAGAGCGCCTATCTGGAGCTGCATCAGCGTGGTTACGCGCACTCCGTGGAGGTCTGGGACCAGGGCGAACTGGTCGGCGGCCTGTACGGCCTGGCGATGGGCCAATTGTTTTTTGGCGAATCCATGTTCAGCCGCGCCGATAACGCCTCGAAATTCGGCTTCGTCACGCTGACCCGGCAATTGCAGGCCTGGGGGTTTGTGCTGATTGACTGCCAGATGCCCAATGATCATCTGCACAGCCTGGGCGCACGCGGCATACCGCGCAGCGAATTCGCCGGGTATCTGCGCGATCATTTGGACCAGCCCAGCTCGGGGCCGTGGGTTTCTTAGGCGCCATCCGCGTACCTGGCTTACACTTATTTCAAAGCTTATTCCGAGGGTTGATCATGACCGAGTTGGCGCGCTTGAAGTTTTATGCCACTCAAGCCCACTCTTGCAGCTATCTGCCCGACGAGCAGGCCACCACACTGTTCCTCGATCCCAGCCAGCCGATGGACGTGCATGTGTACGCCGACCTGTCGGAGATGGGCTTTCGGCGCAGCGGCGATCACCTGTACCGGCCTCACTGCCAGAACTGCAACGCCTGCGTGCCGGCGCGCATCCCGGTCGCGCAGTTTTTACCGGATCGCAACCAGAAGCGCATTCTCAAGCGCAACGCCGACCTGACGGTAAACGCGGTCAAGCCGCAGTACAGCGAAGAATATTTCGACCTCTATCAACGCTACATCGAACAACGCCATGCCGACGGCGATATGTTCCCGCCCAGCCGCGATCAATTTTCCACGTTCCTGGTGCGTGACCTGCCTTTTTCGCGCTTCTACGAGTTTCGCCTCGACGGACGGTTGCTGGCGGTGGCGGTGACCGACCTGCTGCCCAACGGGCTGTCGGCGGTGTACACCTTCTATGAGCCCGCCGAAGAACGCCGCAGCCTGGGGCGCTTTGCGATTCTCTGGCAAATAGGTGAAGCGTTGCGCCTGGAACTGGAGGCGGTGTACCTCGGGTACTGGATCAAAAACTGCAAAAAGATGAACTACAAGACCCAATATCGGCCCATTGAGCTACTGATTAATCAAAGATGGGTAACGCTTAACTAGAACCCCTTGGCTTGAACACCCTTTTTCGGGCACAATGCACGCCGCTTTTGCCTGGCGCAGTTGCACCGGGCCATTCACTGGATACCGAGGGCTTTACTGCATGTCGAAAGAAGACAGCTTCGAAATGGAAGGCACTGTCGTCGACACCCTGCCCAACACCATGTTTCGTGTGGAGTTGGAAAATGGGCACGTCGTAACCGCGCATATCTCCGGCAAGATGCGCAAGAACTACATTCGTATTCTTACCGGTGACAAAGTGCGCGTCGAGCTGACGCCCTATGACTTGAGCAAAGGGCGCATCACTTACCGCGCTCGCTAAGCAAGTCAATACAAGACGCCCGGTTATGCCGGGCGTTTTTGTGTGTGTGTGTTATTTACCTGACACCCAAAACCAATGTGGGAGGGGGCTTGCCCCCGATGGCAGTGTGTCAGGCAACTGATCTGCTGCTGAACCACCGCTATCGGGGGCAAGCCCCCTCCCACACTTGACCTTCGTTGATTTGACGACGGCATTTCAAATAAAAAAGGCGCCTTTCGGCGCCTTTTGCGTTACTGCAGAACGATCAGGCCATTTCAGCCGTGGTTTCGAAGTCGAAGGTCAGTTCGCCGTCCTTCAGATCGATATGCACCACGCCGCCATGGTCGGAAAGCTCGCCAAACAGGATCTCTTCGGCCAGCGGCCGCTTGATCTTGTCCTGGATCAGACGCGCCATCGGGCGTGCGCCCATTGCCGCATCGTAGCCACCTTCGGCAATCCAGCTGCGCGCCGCTTCGGTGACTTCCAACTGCACGCGCTTGTCTTCCAACTGCGCCTGAAGTTCGGTGAGGAACTTGTCCACCACGCTTTTGATAACCTCATGACTGAGGCGACCAAATTGGATAATGGTGTCCAGACGGTTGCGGAACTCCGGCGTAAAGCTCTTCTTGATCACTTCCATTGCATCGGAAGAGTGATCCTGATGGCTGAAGCCGATCGAAGCCCGCGCAGCGGTTTCGGCACCGGCGTTGGTGGTCATGATCACGATCACGTTGCGGAAGTCCGCCTTGCGCCCGTTGTTGTCGGTCAGGGTGCCGTGGTCCATCACCTGCAGCAGCAGGTTGAAGACTTCCGGGTGGGCCTTCTCGATTTCATCGAGCAGCAATACACAATGCGGCTGCTTGGTGATCGCTTCGGTCAACAGACCGCCCTGGTCGAAACCGACATAGCCCGGAGGCGCACCGATCAGGCGCGACACGGTATGACGCTCCATGTATTCGGACATGTCAAAGCGTACCAGCTCGATCCCCATGGCCTTGGCCAACTGCCGCGCCGCCTCGGTCTTGCCGACGCCGGTCGGGCCTGCGAACAGGAACGAACCCACTGGTTTGTCCGGCGACTTGAGGCCCGCACGCGATAGCTTGATCGCGGTGGACAACGCGTCGATGGCCGCATCCTGGCCGAATACGGTCAGCTTGAGATCACGTTCCAGATTACGCAGCAGCTCCTTGTCGGAACTGTTGACGTGTTTAGGCGGAATCCGCGCGATCTTCGCCACGATGTCCTCGACCTGCGGCACGTCGATACGCTTTACACGCTTCTCAACCGGCTGCAAGCGCTGATAGGCACCCGCCTCGTCGATCACATCGATGGCTTTGTCCGGCATATGCCGGTCATTGATGTAGCGTGACGCCAGCTCAGCCGCCGCACGCAGGGCTTCATCGGTGTACTCGATGCCATGGTGCGCTTCGAAACGCCCCTTGAGACCGCGCAGGATGCCGATGGTGTCTTCAACCGAAGGCTCGGACACATCGACTTTCTGGAAGCGCCGCGCCAGGGCACGGTCTTTCTCGAAGATGCCGCGAAACTCCTGGAACGTGGTCGAGCCGATGCAGCGGATATCACCCGACGACAGCAACGGCTTGAGCAGGTTGGACGCATCCATCACCCCGCCCGACGCGGCACCCGCACCAATAATGGTGTGGATCTCGTCGATGAACAGGATCGCCTGCGGGCGTTTTTTCAGTTCGCCGAGCAGCGCCTTGAAGCGCTTCTCGAAATCGCCACGGTACTTGGTCCCGGCGAGCAATGCGCCCAGGTCCAGGGAGTAGACGACACTGTTGGCCAGCAGGTCCGGCACCTGGTTGTCGACGATACGCTTGGCCAGGCCCTCGGCAATCGCGGTTTTACCCACGCCCGCTTCACCGACCAGCAATGGGTTGTTCTTGCGACGACGCGCGAGGATCTGCGCTACGCGCTCAACCTCCAGCTCACGCCCCACCAGCGGATCGATCCGCCCCTGGCGCGCCAGTTCATTGAGGTTGCTGGCATAGGCATCCAGCGGGTTGCTTGAAGAAGAAGACTCACCGCCCTCGTCGTCCTGCATATCCTGCTCACCCTCGGAATGATCGCCGTGCCCGGGCACCTTGGAGATGCCGTGGGCGATGTAGTTGACGACATCAATACGGGCCACGCTCTGCTGCTTGAGCAGAAACACGGCCTGACTTTCCTGCTCGCTGAAAATCGCCACCAGCACATTGGCGCCCGTGACTTCACGCTTACCGGAGCTCTGTACGTGGAAGACAGCACGCTGCAATACCCGCTGGAAGCCCAGGGTTGGCTGGGTCTCACGGTCCTCGTCATGCACGGGGATCAGTGGCGTCGTGGAGTCGATAAACTCCTGCAGGTCATGCTTGAGTTTGTCGAGGTTGGCGCCGCACGCACGTAGAACGGTGGCGGCAGCTTCGTTATCCAAAAGTGCCAGCAGCAGGTGTTCGACGGTCATGAATTCATGACGCTTCGAACGAGCCTCCTTGAAGGCAAGATTGAGGGTGACTTCGAGCTCGCGGTTTAACATAGCTTCACCTCATACCCAAGTGGTCGGCGTTAACCGTCCTTCTCGATTTCACAGAGTAGCGGATGCTGGCTTTCCCTGGCGTACTGGTTGACCTGCATGGCCTTTGTCTCGGCGATGTCGCGGGTAAACACTCCACATACTGCCCGTCCTTCTGTGTGAACGGCCAGCATTACCTTGGTCGCCAACTCGCGGTTCAGGTTAAAAAACACCTCGAGCACTTCGACCACGAAATCCATCGGTGTGTAGTCATCATTGAACAAAACCACCTTGTACATCGGCGGCGCCTGTAAAGCAGGCTTAGCCTCCTGAACAGCAATGCCTGCAGAACCGTCGTCGTCATGTTCCTGATCCGGGCGATCCTGATTGAATGTTAGTCGAATCTGGCTATTTGCATGCATGGAAAGAAAGGTTCGTCAGTGGTTCAAATACAGTGGTGGGGGCGACCTGTCAGATTTTCAACTCCAACCCTTTGGTCACCTTGACTATCGGCAAATCGGTGTTACAACCAATAGAGCCCACAGTGGGTAAAAAAGGTCCGCGCAGTCAACCTTATTTATTCGGGTTAGGACGGATAGACGGGATGATACTCCAGTGATGGAGTCTGGTGCAGAGGGATAAGGGAATGGCTAGTGGTAAGGTCAAGTGGTTCAACAATGCCAAGGGTTATGGCTTCATTCTTGAAGATGGAAAGGATGGCGACCTTTTTGCGCATTACTCAGCGATCCAGATGGACGGCTACAAGACACTCAAAGCGGGTCAGCCTGTCTGCTTTGAGATTATTCAAGGCCCCAAGGGCCTGCATGCTGTGAATATCAGCGCGCCCGTCTCCACTGAAGACGCCGCAAAAAAGGTACCTGCTCAAGAATCAGCCTGACCAGCATCGAGCAACACCTTAACAGGCAAACCGGCCATCCTGAGTCATCAGAGTGGCCGGTTGCTCTTCCCGTTTACATATGCTTGATCAACGCATCACCAAAGCCCGACGACGACACCAATGTCGCCCCCTCCATCAGCCGCTCGAAGTCATACGTCACGGTCTTGGCCGAAATAGCGCCGTTGGTGCCTTTTATAATCAGATCCGCCGCTTCGACCCAACCCATATGTCGCAGCATCATTTCCGCCGACAGAATCAATGAGCCCGGGTTGACCTGATCCTTGCCCGCGTACTTCGGTGCCGTGCCGTGGGTGGCCTCGAACATGGCCACGGTGTCCGACAGGTTGGCGCCCGGCGCGATACCGATGCCGCCCACTTCCGCCGCGAGGGCGTCGGACAAGTAGTCGCCGTTGAGGTTGAGCGTGGCGATCACATCATATTCAGCCGGACGCAGCAGGATCTGCTGGAGCATCGCATCGGCGATTGCATCCTTGACCACCACATTCTTGCCGGTCCTGGGGTTCTTGAACTGCATCCACGGCCCGCCATCGAGCAGGGTCGCGCCGAACTCCTCAGCCGCCACTTCGTAGGCCCATTCCTTGAAGGCACCTTCGGTGAACTTCATGATGTTGCCTTTGTGCACGATGGTCAGCGAGTCGCGGTCGTTATCCACCACATATTGCAGGGCCTTGCGTGCCAGGCGCTTGGTACCCTCTTTCGACACCGGCTTGACGCCAATCCCGCAGTCCTGGTCGAAACGGATCTTGGTAACCCCCATTTCCTCCTTGAGGAACTTGATCACCTTGATCGCCTCGGGCGAACCGGCCTTCCACTCGATGCCGGCGTAAATGTCCTCGGAGTTCTCACGGAAGATGGTCATGTCCACGTCCCCGGGCTTCTTGACCGGGCTGGGCACGCCTTCGAACCAGCGCACCGGGCGCAGGCACACATACAGGTCGAGTTGCTGGCGCAGGGCCACGTTCAGGGAACGGATGCCGCCGCCGACCGGGGTGGTCAGCGGGCCCTTGATGGACACCACGTAATCCTTGACCGCGTCCAGGGTTTCCTGGGGCAGCCAGGTGTCCTGGTCGTAGACTTGAGTGGCCTTCTCACCGGCATACACCTCCATCCACGAGATCTTGCGCTTGCCGCCGTAGGCCTTTTCAACAGCAGCGTCGACCACCTTGATCATCACCGGGCTGATGTCGACGCCGATACCGTCTCCTTCGATATACGGGATGATCGGTTGGTCAGGAACATTGAGAGAATGGTCTGCATTGACGGTGATTTTGTCGCCGACTGCCGGAACCTGAATCTTCTTGTATTCCATGCTGAACTCCATCTATGGATTGAACATCTGGCTGCGTTCGAGCCTACTCCAGATAAATGGCGACTGAAACCTCACGCCATGCTCATTTGCGTCGAAAACAGCATAACTTGTCGCCTACAAGCCTGAAAGCAAAGGGAAAACCGCCAATCTTGAGCACAACGTGCGACATTGCCCGCACCCGGCACGCCTGCGACCTTTAGACCAATGGACGACCCACCTTTTGTATGAAGGCTCAGCGTAAGCATAGCGACCTATGTATAATGCCGCCGCTGACCAAAGAGTCACGACGGTTGACCGCTCTAGACAGTAGCCTTCAGCCAGAAAGCAGGACTATTACAATAGTCCAAACGCTTGACGCTCGACTGATGCAACCCAACATCACCGCGAAGAACACTCGACATTTCGCTCATGGATGACTTTGAACGAACGCGCTCCACCCGGCGCATCTCGAGTTTCTGCGCACGCTTTCAGCAAAGAAGAGAGTTAATCCGAATATGCCCACCCGCTCGAAGATCATCTACACCTTCACCGACGAAGCCCCAGCCCTCGCCACCTATTCACTGCTGCCTATCGTAGAGGCCTTCACCGCTTCCGCTGATATTGCCGTGGAAACCCGCGACATTTCCCTCGCCGCGCGCATCCTCGCAAGCTTCCCCGAGCAACTGGGCGCCAAGGCCATCCCGGACCACCTCGCCGAACTGGGCGACCTGGCCGTTACGCCTGAAGCCAACATCATCAAGCTGCCTAACATCAGCGCCTCGACCCCGCAGCTGCAAGCCGCGATCAAGGAACTGCAGGCCCAGGGCTACGCCCTGCCGGACTACCCGGAAACCGTAACCACCGACGCGGAAAAAGAAACCCGTGCACGTTACGACAAGGTCAAGGGCAGCGCCGTGAACCCGGTACTGCGCGAAGGCAACTCCGACCGCCGCGCACCGCTGTCGGTCAAGAACTACGCACGCAAGCACCCGCACAAAATGGGCGCCTGGGCTGCCGACTCCAAGTCGCACATCGCCCACATGAGCAATGGCGACTTCTACGGCAGCGAAAAAGCCGTACAGATCGAAGCCGCTGACGCTGTCAAAATCGAGCTGATCGCTCAAGACGGCACCGCCACTGTCCTGAAGGAAAAGACCTCGGTACAGGCCGGCGAGATCATCGACACCGCCGTGCTGAGCAAAAAAGCCCTGCGCGCATTCATCGCCGCCGAGATCGAAGACGCCAAGAAGCAAGGCGTGCTGCTGTCGGTTCACTTGAAAGCCACCATGATGAAGGTCTCCGACCCGATCATGTTCGGCCAGATCGTTGCCGAGTTCTATAAGGACGCCCTGGCCAAGCACGCCACCGTGCTTGAGCAGATCGGCTTCAACCTGAACAACGGCATCGGCGACCTGTACGCCCGTATCAAGGCGCTGCCGGCTGACCAGCAGGCGCAGATCGAAGCGGACATCCAGGCGGTCTACGCCGCTCGCCCATCGCTGGCGATGGTCAACTCCGACAAAGGCATCACCAACCTGCACGTACCGAGCGACGTGATCGTCGACGCCTCGATGCCGGCCATGATCCGTGACTCCGGCAAAATGTGGGGCACCGACGGCCAGTTGCACGACACCAAGGCCGTGATCCCGGATCGCTGCTACGCCACCATCTACCAGGCCGTCATCGAAGACTGCAAGGCCAATGGCGCCTTCGACCCAACCACCATGGGCAGCGTGCCGAACGTTGGCCTGATGGCCAAGAAAGCCGAAGAGTACGGTTCCCACGACAAGACCTTCCAGATCAAGGCTGACGGCGTCGTCCGCGTCACCGACAGCCAGGGCAAGCTGCTGATGGAACAGTCGGTCGAAGCCGGCGACATCTTCCGCATGTGCCAGACCAAAGACGCGCCGATCCAGGACTGGGTCAAACTGGCCGTCAACCGCGCCCGCGCCAGCAACACCCCGGCCATCTTCTGGCTGGACCCACAGCGCGCGCACGATGGCGTCGTGGTCGAGAAAGTTCAGGCTTACCTGAAAGACCACAACACTGAAGGTTTGGACATCCGCATCATGTCGCCGGTCGACGCGATGAAGTTCACCCTGGAGCGCACCCGCAAGGGCCTGGACACCATCTCGGTGACCGGTAACGTACTGCGCGACTACCTGACCGACCTGTTCCCGATCATGGAACTGGGCACCAGCGCCAAGATGCTTTCGATCGTGCCGCTGATGAACGGCGGTGGCCTGTTCGAAACCGGCGCCGGCGGCTCGGCGCCGAAACACGTGCAGCAACTGGTGGAAGAAAACTTCCTGCGCTGGGATTCCCTGGGCGAGTTCCTGGCCCTGGCCGCGTCCCTCGAGCATTTGGGTGTGACGTACAACAACCCGAAAGCCCTGGTACTGTCCAAGACCCTGGACCAGGCCACTGGCCAATTCCTCGACAACAACAAGTCGCCATCGCGCAAAGTCGGCAACATCGACAACCGCGGCAGCCACTTCTATCTGGCGCTGTACTGGGCCCAGGCCCTGGCCGCCCAGACCGAAGACACTGCCCTGCAAGCGCAGTTCGGCGAACTGGCCCAGACCCTGGCCGCGAACGAAGCAACCATCGTTGCCGAGCTCAACGCCGTACAGGGCAAGCCAGTGGACATCGGCGGCTACTACGCGCCGAACCCCGAGCTGACCAGCAAGGCCATGCGTCCGAGCAACACCCTCAATGCGGCGATTGCCAAGTTGAAGTAAGGTTGTAACGATGCAAAGAAGCCCCGGCCGAGTGCCGGGGTTTCTGTTTCCACTGTTCAACTGAAGAAACCGGGTCAAATGGGCCTGCCCTAACGCCAATCAGTCAGGGCTTTTTTGTAGGAGCGAGCTTGCTCGCGAAAAACGTCAACGATAACGCGTGCTTTCTGAATGAGCGCAGTGCCTGTGGGTTTTTCGCGAGCAAGCTCGCTCCTACAGACGGCGGTGTACACTTAACAACGCAGCCGCGCCCAAACGTAACCACGATGCGAAGCGAGCCGCTCTTGATCTGCTTTTGATCTCAGGCGCCCCGTTAAACCACGCTGGCCGAACGCAGGCTTGAATCCGTGGGTAACCCGGCAGGACGCCGGGTTAGCCGCACTGGGCCAGAGGCCGCCATCGGGGGCAAGCCCCCTCCCACATTTGGACCGGGATCGACACTACATCCTGGTCGGCCCTGAGGCCATCAACAGGAGCAAGCTCCCACATTGCCTGCACAATCCTGACCCAAGAACGCACCGCCCCTCCCTTAATCCAGAGGCATCCCATGACCTGGCTCCCCCACATCACCGTCGCCACCCTCGTCGAAGACAACGGCCGTTTCCTGATGGTCGAAGAACTCAAGGGCGGCCGTGCCGTACTCAACCAGCCCGCCGGCCACCTGGACCCGAACGAAACCCTGACCGAAGCCGCCGTGCGTGAAACCCTCGAAGAAACCGGTTGGGACGTCGAAGCCACTGGCATCGTCGGCATCTACCTCTACACCGCCCCGAGCAACGGCGTGACCTATCAACGGGTCTGTTTCATCGCCAAGGCGCTGAAACATCACCCGGACTATCAACTCGACGAAGGCATCCTGCGCGCGCGCTGGCTGACCCGGGACGAGCTGATGGGCCTGCGCGACGACTGGCGCAGCGAGCTGATCATCCGCTGTATCGATGATTATCTGGCCGGCCAGCGTCACAGCCTGGAATTGATCCGCCCTTCTCTTTAGCCTTGCGGGCCCAGGCCTGCTAGAATCGCGTCCTTTTTCAAGACACCCGTTGAAACCCTATGCGTGATCCAGCCCCTTCTGACACACAAAAGAAGCGCGTCATCGTCGGCATGTCCGGCGGCGTGGA harbors:
- a CDS encoding NADP-dependent isocitrate dehydrogenase, whose amino-acid sequence is MPTRSKIIYTFTDEAPALATYSLLPIVEAFTASADIAVETRDISLAARILASFPEQLGAKAIPDHLAELGDLAVTPEANIIKLPNISASTPQLQAAIKELQAQGYALPDYPETVTTDAEKETRARYDKVKGSAVNPVLREGNSDRRAPLSVKNYARKHPHKMGAWAADSKSHIAHMSNGDFYGSEKAVQIEAADAVKIELIAQDGTATVLKEKTSVQAGEIIDTAVLSKKALRAFIAAEIEDAKKQGVLLSVHLKATMMKVSDPIMFGQIVAEFYKDALAKHATVLEQIGFNLNNGIGDLYARIKALPADQQAQIEADIQAVYAARPSLAMVNSDKGITNLHVPSDVIVDASMPAMIRDSGKMWGTDGQLHDTKAVIPDRCYATIYQAVIEDCKANGAFDPTTMGSVPNVGLMAKKAEEYGSHDKTFQIKADGVVRVTDSQGKLLMEQSVEAGDIFRMCQTKDAPIQDWVKLAVNRARASNTPAIFWLDPQRAHDGVVVEKVQAYLKDHNTEGLDIRIMSPVDAMKFTLERTRKGLDTISVTGNVLRDYLTDLFPIMELGTSAKMLSIVPLMNGGGLFETGAGGSAPKHVQQLVEENFLRWDSLGEFLALAASLEHLGVTYNNPKALVLSKTLDQATGQFLDNNKSPSRKVGNIDNRGSHFYLALYWAQALAAQTEDTALQAQFGELAQTLAANEATIVAELNAVQGKPVDIGGYYAPNPELTSKAMRPSNTLNAAIAKLK
- a CDS encoding NUDIX hydrolase, which produces MTWLPHITVATLVEDNGRFLMVEELKGGRAVLNQPAGHLDPNETLTEAAVRETLEETGWDVEATGIVGIYLYTAPSNGVTYQRVCFIAKALKHHPDYQLDEGILRARWLTRDELMGLRDDWRSELIIRCIDDYLAGQRHSLELIRPSL